A section of the Drosophila sechellia strain sech25 chromosome 3L, ASM438219v1, whole genome shotgun sequence genome encodes:
- the LOC6610729 gene encoding protein masquerade isoform X2, whose product MPRHSSTMSRLVLPLIFSILLVSKPSPSRAQDESLAGSFLSGLLDTITSTADSKDCPGVCVHTLATLICYEVLNDVACPSPNMQCCIENAPAGKNSTAVRATTTPKTTTTASTTTTQRTTTTVATTSTTKRTTTTSTTPKPKPKPQTKRPATSSTTKATAATTKKPSTTKKAATAKPKDKEEATKADDANNCTGVCVADRIAEYCEAYLTSDGLCKEGTKCCVSLDEYSNGKLPKDIYIPAKHMSNLKPNQTLYEKSAPAKSSSTSTSTTTTTTSTTTTPEPARINNSSPKPTKHKKHPTTTTTEAAEEEEEQETEEDGEEEEPPLSNKLKSGQGQGQVLKECEGECMNGIFAIFCDDIDSDAFCPGEGSCCVTGGASEAPPSSKAPPTKPAIKHAPKPAAKPARPASPPPPPPSSTSGGGGGGDFLSQIISFAESTLNSPSPPPPPPQAPIQVPRCPGFCLLNIMAAFCERPSVLVSTPTTCAKGSVCCDNSRAGVPKPKLPPPTPSPTASPTAPPYVLHNTPSPDPREECPGSCIVSLLSFTCFKNAEMTDLFRCKRSGQICCAPKSKILEKQQFQTRNDTAYYPAPPPPPIGPPQAYPPQTPPYSYMNNPPPQGPPLQMAPHHPNPYQPPPPAPNYGDYYPVSGPGLPPQPQPPMTTPPTTTTTTTTPRPHVYSKYVCGVKGTLRTGRSQALSFVSYARAKYGVQRTARQMTSAAGYSPNFNKSNERLVLGSAIVPIQIHNDKLGDLVESSSLQSNQLRSYHNHQAQANQPDLVFPEYYQQRSLYGLQSNFSGRRRARVVGGEDGENGEWCWQVALINSLNQYLCGAALIGTQWVLTAAHCVTNIVRSGDAIYVRVGDYDLTRKYGSPGAQTLRVATTYIHHNHNSQTLDNDIALLKLHGQAELRDGVCLVCLPARGVSHAAGKRCTVTGYGYMGEAGPIPLRVREAEIPIVSDTECIRKVNAVTEKIFILPASSFCAGGEEGHDACQGDGGGPLVCQDDGFYELAGLVSWGFGCGRQDVPGVYVKTSSFIGWINQIISVNNL is encoded by the exons ATGCCAAGACATTCGAGCACAATGAGCCGCCTTGTTCTGCCCCTGATCTTCAGCATTTTGCTGGTCAGTAAGCCATCGCCATCACGGGCTCAGGATGAATCCCTGGCTGGTAGTTTCCTATCAG GTCTTTTGGACACCATAACGAGCACCGCAGATTCCAAGGATTGCCCTGGAGTATGTGTCCACACTTTGGCCACTTTGATTTGCTACGAAGTTCTCAACGATGTGGCCTGTCCTTCTCCCAACATGCAATGCTGCATAGAGAATGCTCCAG CTGGCAAGAATTCCACTGCTGTGAGAGCAACCACAACGCCTAAAACCACAACCACTGCTAGCACCACTACCACCCAGAGGACCACCACCACGGTGGCCACCACGAGCACCACAAAGAGAACCACCACAACGAGCACCActccaaaaccaaaaccaaagccacAAACCAAGCGACCTGCCACTAGTTCCACCACAAAAGCCACTGCGGCAACCACAAAGAAACCGAGCACCACCAAGAAAGCGGCTACTGCCAAACCCAAGGACAAGGAGGAGGCCACCAAGGCCGATGATGCAAACA ACTGCACTGGAGTTTGCGTGGCCGATCGCATAGCGGAGTACTGTGAGGCCTATTTGACCAGCGATGGACTGTGCAAGGAGGGCACCAAGTGCTGCGTCTCCCTGGATGAGTATTCCAATGGCAAGCTGCCCAAGGATATCTACATTCCAGCCA AACACATGAGCAACTTGAAGCCCAACCAGACGTTGTACGAAAAATCGGCACCCGCCAAGAGTTCCAGCACTTCTACAAGTACCACTActaccaccaccagcaccaccacaacTCCAGAACCGGCTAGAATCAACAACAGTTCTCCGAAGCCCACCAAACACAAGAAGCATCCGACCACCACAACGACGGAGGCAGccgaggaagaggaggagcaggagacGGAGGAGGAtggcgaggaggaggagcctCCACTCAGCAACAAGCTGAAGTCCGGACAAGGTCAGGGTCAGGTGCTAAAGGAATGCGAGGGCGAGTGCATGAATGGAATATTTGCCATCTTCTGTGATGACATCGATTCCGATGCTTTCTGTCCCGGAGAAGGAAGCTGTTGTGTGACTGGAGGTGCCTCGGAGGCACCACCCTCCTCCAAGGCTCCGCCCACCAAGCCGGCCATCAAGCATGCCCCCAAGCCAGCAGCCAAGCCCGCTCGTCCCGCGtccccaccgccaccacccccATCTTCGACCTCTGGAGGCGGAGGCGGTGGTGACTTCCTCTCTCAAATCATATCTTTCGCGGAGAGCACTCTGAACTCGCCAtctccaccaccgccgccacctCAGGCTCCGATTCAGGTGCCTCGCTGTCCCGGATTCTGTCTGCTCAACATTATGGCCGCCTTCTGCGAGAGACCCTCGGTGCTGGTTTCCACACCCACAACCTGTGCCAAGGGCTCCGTGTGCTGCGACAACTCAAGAGCCGGAGTTCCCAAGCCCAAGTTGCCACCACCCACGCCGTCGCCAACGGCCTCACCCACTGCTCCACCATATGTCCTGCACAATACCCCGAGTCCCGATCCGCGAGAGGAATGCCCAGGATCCTGCATCGTCAGCCTGCTTAGCTTCACTTGCTTCA AAAACGCCGAGATGACTGACTTGTTCCGCTGCAAGCGTTCCGGCCAGATTTGTTGTGCGCCCAAGAGCAAGATCCTTGAGAAGCAGCAGTTCCAGACGCGCAACGACACCGCCTACTACCCGGCACCGCCCCCACCTCCAATTGGTCCACCCCAGGCATATCCCCCACAGACACCACCCTACTCCTACATGAACAACCCACCGCCACAGGGACCTCCACTCCAGATGGCGCCACACCACCCCAATCCCTACCAGCCACCGCCGCCGGCGCCCAACTACGGAGATTACTATCCAGTTTCCGGACCGGGACTTCCTCCACAACCTCAGCCACCTATGACCACGCCTCCGACGACAACTACAACCACCACGACTCCACGGCCACATGTCTACTCCAAGTATGTGTGTGGTGTGAAGGGAACTCTGCGAACTGGAAGATCCCAGGCTCTATCATTCGTCTCCTACGCCCGTGCCAAGTACGGAGTGCAGAGAACAGCTCGCCAGATGACCTCCGCCGCCGGATACTCTCCCAACTTCAACAAATCCAATGAGAGATTGGTCCTGGGATCCGCCATTGTGCCCATCCAGATTCACAACGATAAGCTGGGTGACCTAGTGGAGTCCAGCAGTCTACAGAGTAACCAACTGCGTTCGTATCACAATCACCAAGCTCAGGCGAATCAGCCGGATCTGGTGTTTCCGGAATACTACCAACAGAGGTCTCTTTACGGACTCCAGTCGAACTTCAGCGGAAGACGAAGGGCACGTGTGGTGGGAGGAGAGGATGGCGAGAATGGAGAGTGGTGCTGGCAGGTGGCGTTGATCAATTCCTTGAATCAATATCTATGTGGAGCTGCTTTAATCGGAACCCAGTGGGTTCTCACCGCAGCCCATTGTGTGACCAA CATTGTTCGTTCCGGAGATGCTATCTACGTGCGAGTAGGTGACTACGATCTGACCCGGAAATACGGCAGTCCAGGAGCACAGACACTGCGCGTGGCCACCACCTACATCCACCACAACCACAATAGCCAGACCCTGGACAACGATATTGCTCTCCTGAAGCTACATGGTCAAGCGGAGCTTCGAGATGGAGTGTGCTTGGTGTGTCTTCCTGCACGAGGAGTTAGCCATGCGGCGGGCAAGCGATGCACGGTAACAGGATACGGATATATGGGAGAAG CTGGTCCCATTCCCCTGCGAGTGCGTGAGGCGGAGATTCCCATTGTGAGCGATACGGAGTGCATCCGGAAGGTGAACGCCGTGACGGAGAAGATCTTCATCCTGCCCGCCTCCAGCTTCTGTGCCGGCGGAGAGGAGGGACACGACGCCTGCCAGGGCGATGGAGGTGGTCCCCTAGTTTGCCAAGATGATGGGTTCTACGAGCTGGCCGGCCTCGTCTCCTGGGGATTCGGCTGCGGGCGACAGGATGTGCCCGGCGTCTATGTGAAGACGTCCTCGTTCATCGGCTGGATCAACCAGATCATCAGCGTGAATAACTTATAG
- the LOC6610729 gene encoding protein masquerade isoform X1 produces MPRHSSTMSRLVLPLIFSILLVSKPSPSRAQDESLAGSFLSGLLDTITSTADSKDCPGVCVHTLATLICYEVLNDVACPSPNMQCCIENAPAGKNSTAVRATTTPKTTTTASTTTTQRTTTTVATTSTTKRTTTTSTTPKPKPKPQTKRPATSSTTKATAATTKKPSTTKKAATAKPKDKEEATKADDANKDCTGVCVADRIAEYCEAYLTSDGLCKEGTKCCVSLDEYSNGKLPKDIYIPAKHMSNLKPNQTLYEKSAPAKSSSTSTSTTTTTTSTTTTPEPARINNSSPKPTKHKKHPTTTTTEAAEEEEEQETEEDGEEEEPPLSNKLKSGQGQGQVLKECEGECMNGIFAIFCDDIDSDAFCPGEGSCCVTGGASEAPPSSKAPPTKPAIKHAPKPAAKPARPASPPPPPPSSTSGGGGGGDFLSQIISFAESTLNSPSPPPPPPQAPIQVPRCPGFCLLNIMAAFCERPSVLVSTPTTCAKGSVCCDNSRAGVPKPKLPPPTPSPTASPTAPPYVLHNTPSPDPREECPGSCIVSLLSFTCFKNAEMTDLFRCKRSGQICCAPKSKILEKQQFQTRNDTAYYPAPPPPPIGPPQAYPPQTPPYSYMNNPPPQGPPLQMAPHHPNPYQPPPPAPNYGDYYPVSGPGLPPQPQPPMTTPPTTTTTTTTPRPHVYSKYVCGVKGTLRTGRSQALSFVSYARAKYGVQRTARQMTSAAGYSPNFNKSNERLVLGSAIVPIQIHNDKLGDLVESSSLQSNQLRSYHNHQAQANQPDLVFPEYYQQRSLYGLQSNFSGRRRARVVGGEDGENGEWCWQVALINSLNQYLCGAALIGTQWVLTAAHCVTNIVRSGDAIYVRVGDYDLTRKYGSPGAQTLRVATTYIHHNHNSQTLDNDIALLKLHGQAELRDGVCLVCLPARGVSHAAGKRCTVTGYGYMGEAGPIPLRVREAEIPIVSDTECIRKVNAVTEKIFILPASSFCAGGEEGHDACQGDGGGPLVCQDDGFYELAGLVSWGFGCGRQDVPGVYVKTSSFIGWINQIISVNNL; encoded by the exons ATGCCAAGACATTCGAGCACAATGAGCCGCCTTGTTCTGCCCCTGATCTTCAGCATTTTGCTGGTCAGTAAGCCATCGCCATCACGGGCTCAGGATGAATCCCTGGCTGGTAGTTTCCTATCAG GTCTTTTGGACACCATAACGAGCACCGCAGATTCCAAGGATTGCCCTGGAGTATGTGTCCACACTTTGGCCACTTTGATTTGCTACGAAGTTCTCAACGATGTGGCCTGTCCTTCTCCCAACATGCAATGCTGCATAGAGAATGCTCCAG CTGGCAAGAATTCCACTGCTGTGAGAGCAACCACAACGCCTAAAACCACAACCACTGCTAGCACCACTACCACCCAGAGGACCACCACCACGGTGGCCACCACGAGCACCACAAAGAGAACCACCACAACGAGCACCActccaaaaccaaaaccaaagccacAAACCAAGCGACCTGCCACTAGTTCCACCACAAAAGCCACTGCGGCAACCACAAAGAAACCGAGCACCACCAAGAAAGCGGCTACTGCCAAACCCAAGGACAAGGAGGAGGCCACCAAGGCCGATGATGCAAACA AAGACTGCACTGGAGTTTGCGTGGCCGATCGCATAGCGGAGTACTGTGAGGCCTATTTGACCAGCGATGGACTGTGCAAGGAGGGCACCAAGTGCTGCGTCTCCCTGGATGAGTATTCCAATGGCAAGCTGCCCAAGGATATCTACATTCCAGCCA AACACATGAGCAACTTGAAGCCCAACCAGACGTTGTACGAAAAATCGGCACCCGCCAAGAGTTCCAGCACTTCTACAAGTACCACTActaccaccaccagcaccaccacaacTCCAGAACCGGCTAGAATCAACAACAGTTCTCCGAAGCCCACCAAACACAAGAAGCATCCGACCACCACAACGACGGAGGCAGccgaggaagaggaggagcaggagacGGAGGAGGAtggcgaggaggaggagcctCCACTCAGCAACAAGCTGAAGTCCGGACAAGGTCAGGGTCAGGTGCTAAAGGAATGCGAGGGCGAGTGCATGAATGGAATATTTGCCATCTTCTGTGATGACATCGATTCCGATGCTTTCTGTCCCGGAGAAGGAAGCTGTTGTGTGACTGGAGGTGCCTCGGAGGCACCACCCTCCTCCAAGGCTCCGCCCACCAAGCCGGCCATCAAGCATGCCCCCAAGCCAGCAGCCAAGCCCGCTCGTCCCGCGtccccaccgccaccacccccATCTTCGACCTCTGGAGGCGGAGGCGGTGGTGACTTCCTCTCTCAAATCATATCTTTCGCGGAGAGCACTCTGAACTCGCCAtctccaccaccgccgccacctCAGGCTCCGATTCAGGTGCCTCGCTGTCCCGGATTCTGTCTGCTCAACATTATGGCCGCCTTCTGCGAGAGACCCTCGGTGCTGGTTTCCACACCCACAACCTGTGCCAAGGGCTCCGTGTGCTGCGACAACTCAAGAGCCGGAGTTCCCAAGCCCAAGTTGCCACCACCCACGCCGTCGCCAACGGCCTCACCCACTGCTCCACCATATGTCCTGCACAATACCCCGAGTCCCGATCCGCGAGAGGAATGCCCAGGATCCTGCATCGTCAGCCTGCTTAGCTTCACTTGCTTCA AAAACGCCGAGATGACTGACTTGTTCCGCTGCAAGCGTTCCGGCCAGATTTGTTGTGCGCCCAAGAGCAAGATCCTTGAGAAGCAGCAGTTCCAGACGCGCAACGACACCGCCTACTACCCGGCACCGCCCCCACCTCCAATTGGTCCACCCCAGGCATATCCCCCACAGACACCACCCTACTCCTACATGAACAACCCACCGCCACAGGGACCTCCACTCCAGATGGCGCCACACCACCCCAATCCCTACCAGCCACCGCCGCCGGCGCCCAACTACGGAGATTACTATCCAGTTTCCGGACCGGGACTTCCTCCACAACCTCAGCCACCTATGACCACGCCTCCGACGACAACTACAACCACCACGACTCCACGGCCACATGTCTACTCCAAGTATGTGTGTGGTGTGAAGGGAACTCTGCGAACTGGAAGATCCCAGGCTCTATCATTCGTCTCCTACGCCCGTGCCAAGTACGGAGTGCAGAGAACAGCTCGCCAGATGACCTCCGCCGCCGGATACTCTCCCAACTTCAACAAATCCAATGAGAGATTGGTCCTGGGATCCGCCATTGTGCCCATCCAGATTCACAACGATAAGCTGGGTGACCTAGTGGAGTCCAGCAGTCTACAGAGTAACCAACTGCGTTCGTATCACAATCACCAAGCTCAGGCGAATCAGCCGGATCTGGTGTTTCCGGAATACTACCAACAGAGGTCTCTTTACGGACTCCAGTCGAACTTCAGCGGAAGACGAAGGGCACGTGTGGTGGGAGGAGAGGATGGCGAGAATGGAGAGTGGTGCTGGCAGGTGGCGTTGATCAATTCCTTGAATCAATATCTATGTGGAGCTGCTTTAATCGGAACCCAGTGGGTTCTCACCGCAGCCCATTGTGTGACCAA CATTGTTCGTTCCGGAGATGCTATCTACGTGCGAGTAGGTGACTACGATCTGACCCGGAAATACGGCAGTCCAGGAGCACAGACACTGCGCGTGGCCACCACCTACATCCACCACAACCACAATAGCCAGACCCTGGACAACGATATTGCTCTCCTGAAGCTACATGGTCAAGCGGAGCTTCGAGATGGAGTGTGCTTGGTGTGTCTTCCTGCACGAGGAGTTAGCCATGCGGCGGGCAAGCGATGCACGGTAACAGGATACGGATATATGGGAGAAG CTGGTCCCATTCCCCTGCGAGTGCGTGAGGCGGAGATTCCCATTGTGAGCGATACGGAGTGCATCCGGAAGGTGAACGCCGTGACGGAGAAGATCTTCATCCTGCCCGCCTCCAGCTTCTGTGCCGGCGGAGAGGAGGGACACGACGCCTGCCAGGGCGATGGAGGTGGTCCCCTAGTTTGCCAAGATGATGGGTTCTACGAGCTGGCCGGCCTCGTCTCCTGGGGATTCGGCTGCGGGCGACAGGATGTGCCCGGCGTCTATGTGAAGACGTCCTCGTTCATCGGCTGGATCAACCAGATCATCAGCGTGAATAACTTATAG
- the LOC6610730 gene encoding ero1-like protein has translation MTTRTVQRNLWASAAVVLVLLLVWSDTTRGYFAAIDETETSKNCFCELEGSINDCSCDVDTVDHFNNMKIYPRLQSLLVKNFFRFYKVNLRQECPFWPDDSRCAMRFCQVENCEEQAIPQGIKDKGEHKEKAAFKYTREAQVGGSACSDGEDFDSSLGFLDTSISDQAHREFELWAKHDEAEEDFCIVDDHEEGSQYVDLLLNPERYTGYKGESAHRIWKSIYLENCFGGNNETANKFSNYVPHLDLRDVCLEQRAFYRIISGLHSSINIHLCSKYLLSESKDFLDPQGIWGPNVKEFKRRFSPETTGGEGPHWLRNLYFIYLIELRALAKAAPYLRREDYYTGIAEEDDEVKLAINDMLSVIENFQSHFDENALFSNGIASIKFKHDYKEKFRNISRIMSCVGCDKCKLWGKLQTQGLGTALKILYSEKLNLATESGLWDKPHIEADPIFRLSRTEIVALFNAFGRLSNSIYEMENFRRVLR, from the exons ATGACAACACGCACAGTGCAGAGGAATCTCTGGGCCTCTGCTGCGGTTGTCCTGGTCCTGCTCCTGGTCTGGTCGGACACCACTAGAGGCTACTTCGCAGCCATCGATGAGACGGAGACTAGCAAAAACTGCTTCTGCGAG TTGGAGGGATCTATAAACGACTGCAGCTGCGATGTGGACACGGTGGACCACTTTAACAACATGAAGATCTATCCGCGACTGCAGAGCCTGCTGGTGAAGAACTTCTTCCGCTTCTACAAGGTGAACCTGCGGCAGGAGTGTCCCTTCTGGCCGGATGACAGTCGCTGTGCGATGCGCTTCTGCCAGGTGGAGAACTGCGAGGAGCAAGCGATTCCCCAGGGCATCAAGGACAAGGGAGAGCACAAGGAGAAGGCCGCGTTTAAA TACACGCGCGAGGCGCAAGTTGGGGGCTCAGCCTGCTCGGATGGAGAGGATTTTGACAGCTCTCTGGGTTTCCTGGACACGAGCATCAGTGATCAGGCTCATCGGGAATTCGAGCTGTGGGCGAAGCACGACGAGGCGGAAGAGGACTTTTGCATCGTGGACGATCATGAGGAGGGCTCCCAGTATGTAGATCTGCTCTTAAATCCCGAGCGATACACTGGCTATAAGGGCGAGTCGGCACATCGCATATGGAAGAGCATCTATCTGGAGAACTGTTTCGGTGGCAACAACGAGACGGCTAACAAGTTCTCTAACTACGTGCCCCATTTGGATCTGCGGGATGTGTGCTTGGAGCAGCGTGCCTTTTATCGCATTATTTCTGGCCTCCACTCTAGTATCAATATTCATCTGTGCTCCAAATACCTGTTGTCAGAGTCGAAGGACTTCCTGGATCCGCAGGGCATCTGGGGTCCCAACGTAAAGGAGTTTAAGCGACGCTTTAGTCCAGAAACCACAGGCGGTGAGGGTCCACACTGGCTGCGCAACCTCTACTTCATTTACCTGATAGAACTGCGTGCCTTGGCAAAAGCTGCTCCTTATCTGCGGCGAGAAGATTACTACACAGGCATCGCAGAGGAGGACGATGAGGTTAAACTAGCCATCAACGATATGTTGAGTGTTATAGA AAATTTCCAATCCCACTTCGACGAGAATGCCCTCTTCAGTAATGGAATCGCTTCCATTAAGTTCAAGCACGACTACAAGGAAAAGTTCCGAAACATATCCCGCATCATGAGCTGCGTGGGCTGCGACAAGTGCAAACTGTGGGGGAAGCTGCAGACGCAGGGATTGGGTACTGCTTTAAAGATTCTCTACTCAGAGAAGCTCAATCTGGCAACGGAAAGCGGGTTGTGGGACAAGCCGCACATCGAAGCGGATCCCATCTTCAGGCTGTCGCGAACAGAGATTGTAGCTCTGTTTAATGCGTTTGGCAG ACTATCCAACAGTATATACGAGATGGAGAACTTCCGGCGCGTGCTGAGGTAA
- the LOC6610731 gene encoding cilia- and flagella-associated protein 298, which produces MVLLQVKRGDEVIFLYETSVKEKTDTVLRELVALYNGQLKIQRVCMEIEELAEHGTMVPPEMIGLNEEQREELKLKDVWAEKCIPSGGFTINKDPLLRRNGQQPTEAMQKVLAGAMTDAKAMVDRRLAKSSKTLTPKMVEEALNLLRGGVTIVYPMQLPPHDTIRMEFTNTEDLTGTQASKEVIEPSKAQFWFAGHQMLMGKLMSDYLGHNDKTKVVVKLNQLGEGPPGREAVISDPLRRQMMAEAFRRQEELKI; this is translated from the exons ATGGTGCTTCTTCAGGTGAAACGCGGAGACGAGGTTATCTTCCTCTATGAGACAAGCGTTAAGGAGAAGACCGATACTGTGCTTCGCGAGCTTGTGGCTCTGTACAATGGTCAACTGAAGATTCAGCGTGTCTGCATGGAGATTGAGGAGCTGGCCGAACATGGCACCATGGTGCCGCCTGAAATGATTGGCCTGAACGAGGAACAGAGGGAGGAGCTCAAGCTTAAGGATGTCTGGGCGGAGAAGTGCATCCCGTCTGGTGGTTTCACTATCAACAAGGATCCGCTCCTTCGCCGGAATGGACAGCAGCCAACTGAGGCGATGCAAAAGGTCCTGGCCGGTGCCATGACCGACGCCAAGGCTATGGTGGATAGG CGCTTGGCTAAGTCCTCAAAAACACTGACCCCAAAGATGGTTGAGGAGGCGTTGAACCTCCTGCGTGGTGGTGTCACTATTGTATATCCCATGCAATTGCCGCCCCACGACACCATACGCATGGAGTTCACCAATACCGAGGATCTGACTGGCACCCAGGCCTCCAAAGAGGTCATCGAACCCTCCAAGGCTCAGTTCTGGTTTGCAGGACACCAGATGCTGATGGGGAAGCTAATGAGCGACTATTTGGGTCACAACGACAAGACCAAG GTGGTCGTGAAGCTTAATCAACTTGGTGAAGGACCACCGGGTCGCGAAGCCGTGATCTCCGATCCCTTGCGTCGCCAGATGATGGCCGAGGCCTTTCGCCGCCAGGAGGAACTAAAG ATATAA